One Streptomyces sp. NBC_01237 genomic region harbors:
- the eccD gene encoding type VII secretion integral membrane protein EccD, with amino-acid sequence MTDISAAPLCRLTVLTPDRSVELAVPSDIVLADLMPTIVDHGGTDLYERGAQAGGWVLQRLGQEPLDDENTLGDLGLHDGETVHLRLRGDALPEIHYDDLVDGLSSRLRERPDSWRPVWSHHLMTTLALSALATGLLLLLLPGSPGIRAVCAAGTAILLLAGAGAASRAVGDVGAGGALGAAAIPFLAVAGALVPQGAGSDAELGARLLAGCSAAAGAAVLAVAAVGACAPLFLAAALAAVLGAIGGAVMLLGVTPTGAAAPLILAVVLLGHFLPSLAFRLSGLKVPLLPTNAGQLQEGIDPTPDEQIAARGAVADGYLTGLYGATGLVAAGCLTMLAFETSWAPLTLAAVLCALLFTHARGIGGAWQRLAVVLPAAYGAVLLTVLLVLRLDADSRPLLLAGLLAVAAVLAITGWTLPGRRLVPYWGRAVDLLHLLFAIALVPLALLVAGLYSYLRGLNS; translated from the coding sequence TTGACCGACATATCCGCGGCACCCCTGTGCCGCCTCACGGTGCTGACGCCCGATCGCTCCGTCGAACTCGCGGTGCCGTCCGACATCGTGCTCGCCGACCTGATGCCGACCATCGTCGACCACGGGGGCACCGACCTCTACGAACGGGGAGCACAGGCCGGCGGCTGGGTGCTCCAACGCCTCGGCCAGGAGCCGCTCGACGACGAGAACACGCTCGGCGACCTGGGCCTGCACGACGGCGAGACGGTCCACCTGCGCCTGCGCGGGGACGCCCTGCCCGAGATCCACTACGACGACCTCGTCGACGGGCTCTCCAGCAGGCTGCGCGAACGCCCCGACTCCTGGCGGCCCGTGTGGTCGCACCACCTCATGACCACGCTCGCCCTGAGCGCCCTCGCCACGGGTCTGCTGCTCCTGCTGCTGCCCGGTTCCCCGGGAATCAGAGCGGTCTGCGCGGCGGGCACCGCGATCCTCCTGCTGGCCGGCGCCGGAGCCGCCTCACGCGCGGTCGGGGACGTCGGCGCGGGCGGCGCGCTCGGCGCGGCCGCCATCCCCTTCCTCGCCGTGGCCGGTGCGCTCGTGCCCCAGGGCGCCGGATCCGACGCCGAACTGGGCGCACGGCTGCTGGCGGGCTGCTCCGCGGCGGCGGGCGCCGCCGTGCTCGCGGTGGCCGCCGTGGGCGCGTGCGCCCCGCTGTTCCTGGCCGCGGCACTGGCCGCGGTGCTCGGGGCGATCGGCGGCGCCGTGATGCTCTTGGGCGTCACGCCCACCGGCGCGGCCGCTCCGCTGATCCTGGCGGTCGTCCTGCTGGGGCACTTCCTGCCCTCCCTGGCGTTCCGCCTGTCCGGCCTGAAGGTCCCGCTGCTGCCCACCAACGCGGGCCAGCTCCAGGAGGGCATCGACCCCACCCCGGACGAGCAGATCGCCGCCCGCGGCGCCGTCGCCGACGGCTACCTCACGGGCCTCTACGGCGCCACCGGTCTGGTGGCCGCGGGCTGCCTCACGATGCTGGCGTTCGAGACGTCCTGGGCGCCGCTCACCCTGGCCGCGGTCCTGTGCGCGCTCCTGTTCACCCACGCACGGGGGATCGGCGGCGCCTGGCAGCGCCTCGCCGTCGTCCTGCCGGCCGCCTACGGTGCCGTACTGCTCACGGTGCTGCTGGTCCTGCGGCTGGACGCGGACTCCCGGCCGCTGCTGCTCGCCGGACTGCTGGCCGTCGCGGCCGTTCTCGCCATCACGGGCTGGACGCTGCCGGGCCGCCGTCTGGTGCCCTACTGGGGGCGCGCGGTCGATCTGCTCCACCTGCTCTTCGCCATCGCCCTCGTCCCGCTGGCCCTGCTCGTCGCCGGTCTCTACTCGTATCTGCGGGGCCTCAACAGCTGA